A single Nicotiana tabacum cultivar K326 chromosome 5, ASM71507v2, whole genome shotgun sequence DNA region contains:
- the LOC107798595 gene encoding uncharacterized protein LOC107798595: protein MASSIANCMQIISANPAKKSIAIPSNFLGTKISPLNISTAHKNKKHRSLKVVAAVGDVSSEGTTYLIAGAAAVALLGTAFPILFSRKDTCPECDGAGFVRKGGATLRANAARKDQVQIVCANCNGLGKLNQVDK from the exons ATGGCCTCATCTATAGCTAATTGTATGCAAATTATCTCAGCTAATCCAGCCAAGAAATCCATTGCAATTCCATCAAACTTTTTGGGTACAAAGATTTCACCTTTGAATATTAGTACTGCTCACAAGAACAAGAAACATAGATCTTTGAAAGTGGTAGCTGCAGTTGGAGATGTGTCTTCTGAGGGAACAACTTATTTGATTGCTGGTGCTGCTGCTGTCGCATTGCTTGGAACTGCTTTTCCTATACTCTTTTCCCGCAAAGACAC GTGTCCAGAATGTGATGGAGCAGGATTTGTGAGGAAAGGAGGGGCAACTTTGAGAGCAAATGCAGCTAGAAAGGATCAAGTTCAGATTGTATGTGCAAACTGCAATGGTCTTGGCAAGCTCAACCAAGTTGACAAGTAA